ATAGACTCATGAAAAGTTATAATTGTGTAGATtggctggatttttaaaaacattatttgcaGCTTTCTAAACCCAAGTGGAagtggaaatttatttatttatttatttatttatttatttatttatttaaaattttaattccagtgtagttacgatacagtgttatgttagtttcaggtatagggTATaacgattcaacaattccatttaGTACTCAGcgttcatcaagataagtgttctcttaatccccttcacctatttatATACCCTTTTAAGTCCCATCCAGTGGGGTAATTTCAAATATCTCCTTTCTAGATAATGCCACATGTATAGTGCAATATTTACCTGGCATTCCAGTTCTGCACCTTGAATATATAATGAAATTTCAGAATCAGCATAGATATAACTGACAACACtgatctcctttcttcctttcttcctccctctctcccctctctgtcttgaCTTTTTATTCTGTCTTCATCTTATTAATCATCCACGCTCAAAACCTGAACATTCTACATGTTtcaataaatggaataaattttgaaatctagtggaaaccattttaaatgtattcctttttatttctgccaaTGACTTAAAGAAGATTTTTACTACTTCCGAAATTACGGGCTGGAAGCCAGATAATGCAGTTGGCAAAGTGAAAAACTTAGTGTATTCTTCCATTCCATGTCACAATGTGCTTAAAACCAGGGACAGACTTCCAACATACTTTTCAGTTTTGCTTAATGGAAAAAGTgtccttggggtacctgggtggctcagtcagttaagagacttcagcttaggtcatgatctcacagttcctgggtttgagccccatgttgggatctgtgctgacagctaagagcctggagcctgcttcggattctgtggctccccccccccgcccctcctcagctcaagctctgtctctctctctctcaaaaaaaaagataataaacaaataagcgttaaaaatagtaaaaatatccttttttatgaaataatttcttttgaaattgctTTTCATTGCCTCTTTTAATGTTTGATCCTGGAACTGTAAGGTTATAGGTACAGGAAGCAAAATTGTAGGGGGGGGTCACTAAGGATAGTAGTGAGTGGTACCACTCCCATTTCAACCTTTGGATTCCTGGACCTGTGAATCCCGGCTCTGGGAGAACTGGTACCATATACTAGATGCTAAATGAGagcatatatagcctttatttaTGATCTTTATTGAAAATGTCCAAGAAGAGAAagacactaaaaacaaacaaaatattttttattgttaacttCTTCAACTGGAGACAATATAcgtcattcttaattttttaaatttaatgtgaaatttaatgtaaatttaatatGAACAATACAATTAATTGATAAACCAATTTTTTTGAAACACTCTTTTCATTGcctcttttacatctttgttccTTAAACTGTAGATGATGGGATTCAGCATGGGAATCACAATGCTGTAAAACATTGACACTATCATGTCATGGTCCAGAGCATAGCTGGAACTTGGTCTCACATACATGAAGAGGATGGTTCCATGATATATTGACACTCCAGTTAGGTGAGAGCCACATGTAGAAAAGACTTTCCGCCTCCCTGCAGCAGAATGAATCTTCAGAATGGCCAACAGAATGAAACCATAGGAGATCAGAACTGTCAGGATAGTGACGATCTCAATGGAGCCCACAAGGTAGGAGAGCAGGAGCTGGTTTGTGTGAGTGTCAGAACAAGAAATGGCGAGGAGAGGAGGGATGTCACAAAAGACATGTCTAATTTCATTGGATGCGCAGAAGGACAGGCTGAATGTGGCCACTGTGTGTATGGAAGCATGCAAAATGCCACCCACGTAGGAAGCAACGATGAGTGGCACATAGACTCTGGGTGACATGCTCACTGAGTACAGGAGAGGGTTGTAGATGGCGACATAGCGGTCATATGCCATTGCAGCCAAGATAAAGCATTCTGTGGTCCCAAAGGTAACAGCCAGAAACATCTGTGTTGCACATCCAAGGaatgaaatgcttttattttttgacatgAAATCTACTAACATATTTGGAGTAATAACTGAGGAAAAACAAGCATCCACAGATGATAACACACTTAGAAAATAGTACATGGGATTGTGGAGCCGGGAATCCCCAATGACCAATGAAACTAAAACCAAATTCCCCATCATAGTAAAAAGGTAGATTGCTAGAAACAGGAAGAATAAGATTGTCTGCAGCTCAAGCTTATCTGTGAAGCCCTTCAGTACAAATATGGTGACTTCCGTGTGATTCTTCATGTCGATACCTCATGGAACAAACTTGAAGATATTAATACAATTGTAATTCATATTAATATGATAAAAGTGGCCATTCGTGTGACTCATGGAAAGTTAACTCTGTCCTCGTATTTATTTCTTGGCaatgaataatatcccattagtTGATAAGGAGACAGTGACACGATGGTGGATCAAAGGTTGAATGCACTCACTGTAGAATTAAATGGAAGATTGGAGATTTTACTCACCGGCTCAACTTAGGTCATTTCTAAAACTGAGGCCAAATGGGTGATTTACAACTGATTTCTATTAGCTGTTTTCCTATTAAAGCACAGTGCACTGCTATGTATGTTTTTCTTATAACATAAAAACGGAAGATAGTATATCAATGAACACAACATTGGAATTCACATCAGAATTCTAAACGTTTCAGCAAGTGTGTAAAATTATTTGCTATAATCTACTCACCTATAGCATTATGACATTAATATTTATCTCAAAACATTGGAacaaatattgaagaaaatgtgttaattacattaaatattcaaattaattaaaatagagaatataCTAAATTAGGTTAGTTTGACAGATTAACAGTCAATTGGATAGTAATATTTTAGAGGTTTAAATCTAAAAGCTTTCTAACTCCATTAAGTTATTTTGAACAGAACAAACCAAGACTGTTTTCAAGAATATGGACCATGATTGGATATAAAATTCTATGACAACATATGTTTCATTCAGTGtgtttttgaaatacatattattCTTTGGAAGATAAATATTTGGTCATTTCTATGGGTTTTGGAGGTCTACATTATTGATAATgtatgtttttctattctttcagaattttatgttgaaaatgaaagagttataataaaaaataggaaatctgtttttttttctttcagtatattACATTTGATTATATAATGTTGATTTGGGATTCAGTGAATGAATAACCaggtaattattatataaaagtaacaaatacattcagaaaatcagtaatttaaaatgtaacaaaaaatcTTTGCACTTAGACATTacacttaatatttaaaagaagaaatagtagCAAGAAATGAAAGCTAGAAGATGTAGAAAAAAACTTTTGAGGCATAGTGTCATGGTTAATCAAACTAGGAGTCAAAGTATGAGCTGAACCTGAATTCAAAGTTCCATTCTTTGCCCATAATATAACAATAGTTGGAGGATAGGTTTTATTCAAATTattacacttaaattttttttagatattcacCCATATGACATGTGAATCAGTCCTGAGGGCACATAATCTGCGGCAGACAATATTCggttaattatttaaattcataatGCAAGTTGAGCCCTAGTTTCAATACATTGACATGGGTACCATCAGTAAGAGAGAGAGCCATTTGATTACAAATCGtgatagaaaaagaggaaagtgaaTCTCAGCAACCTTCTAGGAACGGTAAAGTCAGTATCACTTAGAATTGTCAATATCagcagaaaacattttcatagaTTATTGGAAAGATTAAATgcagagaaaaccagaaaaactCATCtgagacatcaaaaaaaaaaaaaaaagcaaatttaaggTGAATCCTATGTATTGGAAATAAAAGttacaacaaaacaaattaaGACGCTCAAACAAACCACTTATCCTAATTAACTGGATATTTTTGAGCTTCTTTAACATAatgaaatgcttttaaatatatcatttcattaaaaaaacaaaaaacaaaacaaaacaaaaaaaaacaaccttggggcactagggtggctcagtcggttaagcgtctaactttggcttaggttatgatcttacagttcatgggttccagccccgtgtcaggctctgtgctgacagcttggagactagaacctgctttggattctgtgtctccctctctctctctgcccctcccccgctggcattctctctctctcaaatataaatgaacatttaaaaaagaagtaggagGATGGCTCCGctccccacaaaaaacaaaaacaaaaaaaaacaaaaaacaccttaatGAATTGACTGTGAAAACCTGAATAcgttttttttcttatgttagaaaaaaggaagagtgcctgggtggctcagcccattgagcatccaactttggctcaaatcatgatatGATTCCTAAGTTcgaacccctcatcaggctctctgctgtcattgcagagcctgcatcagatcctctgtcctcctctctctgcccctccgtgctcacgctgtctccctctctctcaaaaacaaataaacatttaaaaatttttaaaaaggaaaaaaacgcCATGGGGAAAAATATCATGAATATTTACCAAAGGGAGGTTCAGATAAGAGTTTATGTAGATGaggtaaaaacagaaaagaaaaaaaaaaacagactttcatAAATATGATGAAACCAATCTATGTTTTAATGCAGCAAAGAGTCACATGAAAAAGCTCAACCCCAATACAATTCGCGGCATCAGGTCAATGATATACCGGGTACAGGGACAATTACATAGATTTGGAATTTGGAAGTATGTTTTCTTCATTCAGCTCCATTAGTAAAAGTCATGTGTGATACCAGGCTTTCTCTCCAAAGcaacccttcttttttttttctttattttatttcattttcagtataGTTATGttgtgttatgttagtttcaggtgtaggataCAGTGATTCAACTCCTCTTTCAAAGAGCAGTAAATCTAAGTGACAAAGTGGATACAATAATGTACAACCAGGCAGACTAACTAAGcatgtaaaacaataaatatttcaagccattttctttaaatatgtccattttttaataattttaaggttttcatataattaaatttgccatcaatatactattttttttttaaatagtaaatatatgAGCACAACACCAATGTTACAGCTACATCATTGAAAACCAACGGACCAGAGCCTTGAACtagatatttcattctttagCTACatgtaacacatttttttctgattgctaATATGTAGTTAAACATTTTTCCAGTAGATTAAATCCAGTGATTTATATTatgattctgtttttccctctgcaCACAATTTATGTCTAGATTAGAGACTAGTTTTGTGAATTGCATGATccattaataacaacaacaaaaacaaaaaataaaaatgcacacagaTCCCCATAATCCTATGTGTCACATTAGAGTgggcttaattttctttttggggggggtaaataagataataaaaaattacaatatttaacacttcatttaaatattatataaaactaTCTTTCTGTTAGGTGAGTATAACTAAATCAATATTAGTACATATATCAGACCCAGACTTACGAAGAGAGACTGtattcttaaataatttaataaggtATGACcaacatttataattaatttaaagtCACTTCCAAAAATATAACTTTCATAGAAGGCAGAATACTCCAAATATTTTGGGCTCACTAATGAAGCTCTAAATTCACAAAGGAGTAGAGAACagagaactaacatttattgagctgtAGGAATGGACTTTTGCATACAttactttatttcccttttgtaatAACTCTCACAGATAACAAGTGCCACAGCCAAGATTCAGTCTCAAGTGTCCTTCAGAGAGCACccacttttcaccttttttcatTGCTTCTTATTATGCCATAGCTTCATTCTGCAATTGACTTCCCTCCCCAGGACCTCCattggaataaaacaaaatgtgtttttttaaatgtatttaaatatttttaagtcatcaaGACAAGAGAAACACTAGGAAATAAGTCATCATCTGAAGTGgccagcaaaataaaatgaaaggaattatTATTTGccttattatattaaaatataatataaaatataatataaaatattatttgccttattatattaaaatataagtgcCCAGAGAGTTGAATGAGTTAAATGTTTCCTTGCCCTCGATTGAAACATTTTATCTTGTTTCACTTTGAACTGGTCTGCCTTCtgacatcaagaaaatgaaaatatagatgtATTTGGAGACTTCTAATTGCTTTTACaaattcaaattcattattttccatttcttttgttttattccagGAAGTGTTGTTATCCAATTTTTAGACAGATCTGCATAAGTCCAGTTTGTGAAGAATGTATTCTATTCACCTGTACAATAGGCAACAAGTAAAAGCTTTAATATTAGGGATTTCATCACATATTTGACCTTGATGTTTTAGGTTTCATTTCCTAAATATTCTGCAAATTATCTGAAAACTTATCTTACCtacagaacagcaaaggcaggtTTAGGTACCTTATGAATGTAGTTCATTTAGATTGCTTATATCCACTTACTCAGCTGTTGATAAAACTCAGAGGAGATGCCCTAATGGGAATATGGTCCAATTATCTCCCGGTTCAAAATAGCAATACAAGGATTTACTCAATAATAAAGAAGTAAGTAGTCTGGAATAATGTACTGTATGTtaatattatagaaaataaatagttgTTTGATCCCTGGTTTAAAATAATGCCCTAAAGATATATACAGACACTAGATAAAAAGTCTTTAGAACTGAGACATGCTCTTAATATAATAGCTCTGATACTGGGTTAGAACTAACTTCTCTGAGAATCAATTCCCTCATCTGGGCAATataagccattttttaaaattgtgacagGTCAGTAAACATGGTAAACTAAAATGATGTAAAACTACAATATATCTCCTGCAGAATCTAGCAGATGGATTTATAGTCAATGAAAGGTATTACACTTTTACTCTGTACAGATCATAGAGTACATGGGTTTGATGAATACATTTAGAAGTGTGCCGTCTAAGCTTGCTGGAAGATTGATCATTATTCAAGGTaataagaaaaatccaaaaactCCCATAGAAATGTGGAGGAGACATTAAAAGTTTAAAGCTCTGTGGGGCTTGATAAATCATGTAATTTTGTGACTACTAAATGTTAACGTAGTGTTTAttcaagttaaataaaaatatctattcattgGTTGACTAACAGATGTTTATCACGTATACACGTGCAGTTCACTCATACACAGACATACCCCTGGGACCAAAATAGAGacatttaacagttttatttttttttatttttctttaattttttttaagtgtccccCACTCTTACACAGGCTTAATCATGTTACAAAGGGTCCATAAAAAACTGGAATAGATCTCAGA
This genomic stretch from Lynx canadensis isolate LIC74 chromosome D1, mLynCan4.pri.v2, whole genome shotgun sequence harbors:
- the LOC115526037 gene encoding olfactory receptor 5T2-like, whose translation is MKNHTEVTIFVLKGFTDKLELQTILFFLFLAIYLFTMMGNLVLVSLVIGDSRLHNPMYYFLSVLSSVDACFSSVITPNMLVDFMSKNKSISFLGCATQMFLAVTFGTTECFILAAMAYDRYVAIYNPLLYSVSMSPRVYVPLIVASYVGGILHASIHTVATFSLSFCASNEIRHVFCDIPPLLAISCSDTHTNQLLLSYLVGSIEIVTILTVLISYGFILLAILKIHSAAGRRKVFSTCGSHLTGVSIYHGTILFMYVRPSSSYALDHDMIVSMFYSIVIPMLNPIIYSLRNKDVKEAMKRVFQKNWFIN